Below is a genomic region from Vicinamibacterales bacterium.
TTGGTGGCCGCTTCGTTCCGGAGACGCTCATGGCACCCGTCGAAGAACTCGAGGACGCCTACCGCGGTGCCCGCCGCGATCCGGCTTTTCTCGCGCGCCTGACGGGGCTCTTTCAGCACTATGTCGGGCGGCCCACGCCGGTCACCGAGGCCTTCCGGCTTTCCCAGGCGGCGGGCGGCGCGCGGGTGTTTCTCAAGCGCGAGGACCTGACCCACACGGGTGCGCACAAGATCAACAACGCGCTCGGGCAGGCCCTGCTCGCGCAACGGATGGGAAAGACGCGCGTCATCGCGGAGACGGGCGCCGGCCAGCATGGCGTGGCGGCCGCGACGGCCTGCGCGCTGCTCGGCCTGCGGTGCGAGGTCTACATGGGTGCCGAGGACATGGCCCGGCAAGCGCCCAACGTCGCGCGGATGGAACTGCTCGGGGCCCGTGTCCTCCGCGTGGACAACGGGTCGCGCACGCTCAAAGACGCCATCAACGAGGCGATGCGCGATTGGGTCGCGAATGTGCACGAGACCTACTACCTGCTGGGCTCCGTGCTGGGCCCCCATCCCTACCCGCTGATGGTCAGAGAGTTCCAGGCGGTCATCGGCCACGAGGCCCGCGCCCAAATGCTCGATCAGACCGGCTGCCTGCCCGATGCGGTGGTTGCGTGCGTTGGCGGCGGCAGCAACGCCATCGGTATCTTCGATGCGTTTCTGGATGACACGAGTGTGCGCCTCATCGGCGTCGAGGCGGGCGGCCGGTCCCTGACACCGGGTCAGCACGCCGCCCGGTTTGCCGCGGGCAGCGAGGGCGTGCTGCAGGGCACCCGCACGTTCGTGTTGCAGGATGCCGACGGCAACATCGAGGCGACGCATTCGGTGTCGGCAGGCATGGACTACGCGGCGGTCGGGCCGGAGCACGCGTCGCTCCGCGAGGCGTCTCGCACCGAGTACACGCTGGCAAGCGATGAGGAGGCCCGTCGCGCGTTTCGTGACCTCGCGCGGCTGGAAGGCATCCTGCCGGCTCTCGAGTCCGCACACGCGGTGGCCGCTGCCGTTCGTCTCGCGCCGGCGTTCGGCAACGCCGGGATTGTGCTCGTCAATCTGTCGGGACGCGGCGACAAGGACCTGGCGACGATGATGGGGAGCGGGAGCGATGTCGCGTCTTGAAGGGTGCTTCGCCGGACTGCGCCGTGAACGCCGAACCGGCCTGATTACCTACGTCACGGCGGGTGACCCGGATTTCGCCAGGTCCGCGGCTATCGTGCGTACACTCGACCGTGCGGGCGCGGACGTCATCGAGCTGGGGGTCCCGTTCTCCGACCCGGTCGCCGACGGTCCGGTCATTGAACGGGCGTCCGAGCGGGCCCGTGCGTCCGGCGGGACCCTGGACACGACGCTCGAACTCGTGCGCGTGGTCCGCGACGAGATTCGTGCACCGGTCGTTCTGTTCACCTACGCGAACCCCGTCCTTCGGATGGGTGAACAGGAGTTTGTGACCCGCGCGGCCGCGGTAGGCGTGGACGGCGTCCTGGTGCTCGATCTGCCGCTCGAGGAGGCTGCGGGGTTTTGCGACAGCCTGGCGCGCGTTGGCCTCGACATGATCTTCCTGCTGAGCCCGACGACGACCGATGCGCGGATCGAACGGGCCGCGGCGCTCGGGCGCGGGTTCCTGTATGCGATCTCGCGATTGGGCGTCACCGGTGCGCGCGATACGCTGGCAGAAAGCGCGGGCCCCCTCGTTCAACGGATACGGAACTGCACGACGTTGCCGATTGCCCTCGGCTTCGGAATCTCGAAGCCGGACCACGTCCGCCAGGTTGGGCAGTGGGCCGATGCGGCCGTTGTCGGAAGCGGCCTGGTACAGCTCGTGGCAGACGCGGCAGCGACGCCCGACCTGATGGAGCGCGTCGCGTCGTACGTGCGCTGGATGAAAGGAAGCGAGGCCCCGTGCTGATCGTCATGAAGGAGAGCGCAACCGACGGCCAGGTGGAGAAGGTCGCAGCCGAACTCCAGACAATGGGGTTCGACGTGCACCGGTCCGCGGGCGCAGCGCGCGTGATTCTCGGGGCCGTGGGCGGTGACGAGAGCGTCGAACTCGCGCTGCTCGAGATGATGGACGGCGTCGGCGAGGTCGTTCGAACGCGCGAGCCATACAAGCTGGCGAGCCGCAGCTTCAGGCCGGAAGGGACGGTCGTGA
It encodes:
- the trpB gene encoding tryptophan synthase subunit beta yields the protein MHVKVCGITRAEDAIAAVDGGASAVGFVFWPASPRYIDPARARAIVSRLPPFVSAVGVFVDMPRTDAEEIVRHVGLSAVQLHGHETPDACRDWPCRVIKAVLATERQLASLDEWPEGVLLLVDALDPERRGGTGQTVDWHVAARMAARRRIVLAGGLAPANVAEAIANVRPFAVDVSSGVETGPGLKDHGRLRAFLAAARATGGGPAPATLPLFGRRDPDARGYYGRFGGRFVPETLMAPVEELEDAYRGARRDPAFLARLTGLFQHYVGRPTPVTEAFRLSQAAGGARVFLKREDLTHTGAHKINNALGQALLAQRMGKTRVIAETGAGQHGVAAATACALLGLRCEVYMGAEDMARQAPNVARMELLGARVLRVDNGSRTLKDAINEAMRDWVANVHETYYLLGSVLGPHPYPLMVREFQAVIGHEARAQMLDQTGCLPDAVVACVGGGSNAIGIFDAFLDDTSVRLIGVEAGGRSLTPGQHAARFAAGSEGVLQGTRTFVLQDADGNIEATHSVSAGMDYAAVGPEHASLREASRTEYTLASDEEARRAFRDLARLEGILPALESAHAVAAAVRLAPAFGNAGIVLVNLSGRGDKDLATMMGSGSDVAS
- the trpA gene encoding tryptophan synthase subunit alpha, which codes for MSRLEGCFAGLRRERRTGLITYVTAGDPDFARSAAIVRTLDRAGADVIELGVPFSDPVADGPVIERASERARASGGTLDTTLELVRVVRDEIRAPVVLFTYANPVLRMGEQEFVTRAAAVGVDGVLVLDLPLEEAAGFCDSLARVGLDMIFLLSPTTTDARIERAAALGRGFLYAISRLGVTGARDTLAESAGPLVQRIRNCTTLPIALGFGISKPDHVRQVGQWADAAVVGSGLVQLVADAAATPDLMERVASYVRWMKGSEAPC